In Microtus pennsylvanicus isolate mMicPen1 chromosome 12, mMicPen1.hap1, whole genome shotgun sequence, the following proteins share a genomic window:
- the Ddx56 gene encoding putative ATP-dependent RNA helicase DDX56 codes for MEDQEALGFEHMGLDPRLLQAVADLGWSRPTLIQEKAIPLALEGKDLLARARTGSGKTAAYAIPMLQLLLHKKATGPVMEQAVRGLVLVPTKELARQAQSMIQQLAAYCARDVRVANVSAAEDSASQRAVLMEKPDVVVGTPSRILNHLQQDSLKLRDSLELLVIDEADLLFSFGFEDELKSLLCHLPRIYQAFLMSATFNDDVQALKELVLHNPVTLKLQESQLPGPEQLQQFQVVCEMEEDKFLLLYALLKLSLIRGKALLFVNTLERGYRLRLFLEQFSIPSCVLNGELPLRSRCHIISQFNQGFYDCVIATDAEILGPPVKGKRRGRGAKGDNTSDPESGVARGIDFHHVSAVLNFDLPPTPEAYVHRAGRTARANNPGIVLTFVLPTERSCLGKIEALLSGEGEAPILLPYQFQMEEIESFRYRCRDAMRSVTKQAIREARLKEIKEELLHSEKLKTYFEDNPRDLQLLRHDLPLHPAVVKPHLGNVPDYLVPAALRGLVQPRKKRRKLPSSKKTKKVKTRNPLRDFKHRGKKPKPTAKPS; via the exons ATGGAGGACCAAGAAGCGCTAGGTTTTGAACACATGGGGCTGGATCCCCGGCTCCTGCAG GCTGTCGCTGACTTGGGCTGGTCGCGACCTACGCTGATCCAGGAAAAGGCCATACCTCTGGCTTTGGAGGGGAAGGACCTCCTGGCCCGCGCACGCACAGGCTCCGGGAAGACGGCAGCTTATGCTATTCCGATGCTGCAGTTGCTTCTCCACAAGAAGGCG ACAGGTCCTGTAATGGAACAAGCTGTGAGAGGCCTTGTCCTCGTTCCTACGAAGGAGCTGGCGCGGCAGGCCCAGTCAATGATTCAGCAGCTGGCTGCCTACTGTGCTCGGGATGTGCGAGTGGCTAATGTCTCAGCTGCTGAAGACTCTGCTTCTCAGAG AGCTGTGTTGATggagaagccagatgtggtggtggggACCCCATCCCGAATATTAAACCACTTACAGCAAGACAGCTTGAAGCTCCGTGACTCCCTGGAGCTGCTGGTGATAGACGAAGCtgaccttctcttttcctttggctttgAGGACGAACTCAAGAGTCTTCTCTG tcacttGCCTCGGATTTACCAGGCCTTTCTCATGTCGGCCACTTTCAATGATGACGTACAAGCTCTGAAGGAGCTGGTACTACATAACCCG GTTACCCTCAAGTTACAGGAGTCCCAGCTGCCAGGGCCAGAGCAGCTGCAGCAGTTTCAGGTGGTCTGTGAGATGGAAGAAGACAAATTCTTGCTGCTGTATGCCCTGCTCAAGCTCTCGCTGATTCGGGGCAAAGCCTTGCTCTTTGTCAACACTCTGGAGAGGGGTTACCGACTGCGGCTCTTCTTGGAACAGTTCAGCATTCCGTCCTGCGTGCTCAATGGAGAGCTCCCGCTGCGCTCCAG GTGCCACATCATCTCACAGTTCAACCAGGGCTTCTATGATTGTGTCATAGCAACAGATGCTGAAATCCTGGGACCACCAGTCAAAGGCAAGCGGCGAGGCCGAGGAGCCAAAGGAGACAA CACCTCTGATCCAGAGTCAGGTGTGGCCCGGGGCATAGACTTCCACCACGTATCTGCGGTACTCAACTTTGATCTCCCTCCCACGCCAGAAGCCTATGTTCATCGAGCTGGCAG GACAGCTCGAGCCAACAACCCAGGCATAGTTCTGACCTTTGTGCTGCCCACAGAACGGTCTTGCTTGGGAAAGATTGAGGCGCTTCTCAGTGGAG AGGGCGAGGCTCCCATCCTGCTTCCCTACCAGTTCCAGATGGAGGAGATTGAAAGCTTTCGCTATCGCTGCAGG GATGCCATGCGCTCAGTGACCAAACAGGCCATTCGAGAGGCGagactgaaggagatcaaggaggaACTTCTACACTCAGAGAAGCTCAAG acATACTTTGAAGACAATCCCAGGGACCTCCAGCTGCTACGCCATGATCTGCCCCTGCATCCTGCGGTGGTAAAGCCTCATCTGGGCAATGTCCCTGACTACTTGG TTCCTGCTGCTCTTCGTGGCCTTGTACAACCTCGGAAGAAACGGAGAAAGCTGCCCTCCTCTAAGAAGACTAAG AAGGTGAAGACTCGGAACCCACTGCGTGACTTCAAGCACAGGGGGAAGAAACCTAAACCCACAGCGAAGCCCTCTTGA
- the Tmed4 gene encoding transmembrane emp24 domain-containing protein 4 has translation MAGVGVERLQAMVRFALLVLTVCAAGAHGLYFHIGETEKRCFIEEIPDETMVIGNYRTQMWDKQKEVFLPSTPGLGMHVEVKDPDGKVVLSRQYGSEGRFTFTSHTPGDHQICLHSNSTRMALFAGGKLRVHLDIQVGEHANNYPEIAAKDKLTELQLRARQLLDQVEQIQKEQDYQRYREERFRLTSESTNQRVLWWSIAQTVILILTGIWQMRHLKSFFEAKKLV, from the exons ATGGCAGGTGTCGGGGTCGAGCGGCTGCAGGCGATGGTGCGGTTTGCGCTGCTGGTGCTCACTGTGTGTGCTGCTGGTGCCCATGGGCTCTATTTCCACATCGGCGAGACTGAGAAGCGTTGCTTCATCGAGGAAATACCCGACGAGACCATGGTCATCG GCAACTATCGAACCCAGATGTGGGACAAGCAGAAGGAGGTCTTCCTGCCCTCGACCCCTGGCCTGGGCATGCATGTAGAAGTGAAGGACCCGGACGGCAAG GTGGTACTGTCCCGGCAATATGGTTCCGAGGGCCGCTTCACGTTCACGTCGCACACACCCGGTGACCATCAGATTTGTCTGCACTCCAACTCCACCAGGATGGCTCTCTTCGCTGGAGGCAAACTG CGTGTACACCTGGATATCCAGGTTGGGGAGCATGCCAACAACTACCCTGAGATTGCTGCTAAGGATAAGTTAACAGAGCTCCAGCTTCGTGCTCGCCAGCTGCTTGATCAGGTGGAACAGATCCAGAAGGAGCAGGATTATCAGAGG TACCGTGAAGAACGCTTCCGCCTGACGAGTGAGAGCACCAATCAGAGGGTCCTGTGGTGGTCCATCGCCCAGACTGTCATCCTCATCCTCACTGGAATCTGGCAGATGCGGCACCTCAAGAGCTTCTTTGAGGCCAAGAAGCTGGTGTAG